Proteins encoded within one genomic window of Amorphoplanes friuliensis DSM 7358:
- the hisD gene encoding histidinol dehydrogenase yields the protein MSELKINSYVLSELPPEKRRQLIRRVRANNSNVEGVVRGIIDDVQQRGDEALLEHTLRLDGAALTANGIRVSEEEFAAAQEKLDPKLAAALETAIANIRKHHSAQVPQESWMHEVRPGVIAGERWTPIASVGLYVPRGKGSFPSVVAMLCTPAVLAGVPEIAVCTPPGPDGTVDAASLVAARMCGVKTVYKMGGAQAVAALTYGTQSVTPVEKIVGPGNQYVSAAKRLLYGAIDPGTPAGPSESIILCDGSADPELTARELIVEAEHGPDSAALLVTHADEVAAAVVKIIPSLIAKLPPKRRGFVESVMAGYGGIVHTSSLRESLAFVNEWAPEHLRVITESPFELLPRIQHAGEVLLGSNASIPLGNFVIGVNAILPTAGMARSQSCVGVLDFMKRSGFAYVTDEGAAAIAPVAVTLAEYEDFPAHAAAAQYVLDRINR from the coding sequence GTGTCCGAGCTAAAAATCAACAGCTATGTACTGTCAGAGCTGCCACCCGAAAAGCGGCGACAATTAATTCGTCGCGTGCGTGCCAATAACAGTAACGTGGAAGGCGTGGTTCGCGGTATCATCGACGATGTTCAACAACGTGGCGATGAAGCGTTGCTTGAGCACACGCTACGGTTGGACGGCGCAGCGCTGACCGCCAATGGTATTCGCGTCTCCGAAGAGGAGTTTGCCGCGGCACAAGAGAAACTTGATCCCAAGCTCGCCGCCGCGCTAGAGACTGCAATCGCCAACATCCGAAAGCACCACAGCGCCCAAGTACCGCAAGAATCATGGATGCACGAAGTACGGCCGGGCGTCATTGCCGGCGAGCGGTGGACGCCCATCGCGTCTGTTGGCCTGTATGTGCCACGAGGTAAGGGATCATTTCCCTCTGTCGTGGCCATGCTCTGTACGCCGGCGGTCCTTGCCGGCGTGCCGGAAATTGCTGTGTGCACACCCCCTGGGCCGGACGGCACAGTTGACGCCGCTTCATTGGTGGCTGCACGCATGTGCGGCGTCAAGACCGTCTACAAGATGGGAGGGGCGCAGGCGGTGGCGGCACTAACGTACGGGACGCAAAGCGTGACGCCTGTGGAGAAGATCGTTGGTCCTGGCAACCAGTACGTGTCCGCGGCGAAGCGGCTGTTGTATGGTGCGATTGATCCAGGCACACCTGCTGGACCCAGTGAATCGATCATCCTTTGTGATGGCTCGGCTGATCCCGAGCTGACCGCGCGGGAATTGATCGTCGAGGCGGAACACGGCCCGGACTCTGCCGCCTTGCTGGTGACCCATGCTGATGAAGTCGCCGCTGCAGTTGTGAAGATTATTCCGAGCCTTATCGCCAAGCTGCCACCGAAGCGGCGTGGCTTCGTTGAGAGCGTAATGGCCGGGTACGGCGGTATCGTCCACACATCTTCGCTGAGAGAATCACTCGCCTTCGTCAACGAATGGGCTCCGGAGCACCTCCGGGTAATAACGGAAAGTCCGTTCGAGCTACTTCCCCGTATCCAGCACGCTGGCGAGGTACTTCTGGGTAGTAACGCTTCAATCCCACTGGGAAACTTCGTGATTGGTGTCAACGCCATCCTGCCAACCGCTGGGATGGCAAGAAGTCAGTCCTGTGTGGGGGTCCTCGACTTCATGAAGCGATCGGGGTTCGCATACGTCACGGACGAAGGAGCGGCCGCGATCGCGCCAGTAGCTGTGACACTCGCCGAATACGAAGACTTTCCGGCGCACGCCGCGGCGGCTCAATACGTACTCGACCGGATCAACCGGTAG
- a CDS encoding HAD family hydrolase encodes MTSRARKSDPLWLADRFSIPAATRAILFDMDGVLIDSLSQDCEVVGELLAPFCGSHDQVPRTLIRRYFALALDDFWRVLGGELNLVLTDEDVELLVAKHELVRRQAKPIVHDGVLEILDAARRADLACAVVSNNPRSEIENMLEAAELLRYVTQVTGNDELGQRRKPAPDPYVSAANGLGVATSDCVAVEDSIIGLESAHSAGCYTIGVGTGANTVEELAASGFATQCYNDFTVRR; translated from the coding sequence ATGACGTCTCGCGCGAGAAAGTCTGATCCGTTGTGGTTAGCGGACAGATTTTCCATCCCTGCCGCCACGCGGGCCATCCTCTTCGATATGGACGGCGTGCTGATCGACAGTCTTAGCCAAGACTGCGAGGTAGTCGGCGAGTTGTTAGCGCCATTCTGCGGATCGCACGACCAGGTGCCACGGACGCTGATCCGGCGCTACTTCGCTTTAGCGCTTGACGACTTTTGGAGAGTTCTCGGGGGCGAGCTTAACCTTGTACTGACGGATGAAGATGTGGAGCTTCTAGTTGCCAAGCATGAGCTGGTCCGCCGACAAGCTAAGCCCATCGTCCACGACGGAGTGTTAGAAATCCTTGATGCGGCACGCCGTGCTGACTTAGCGTGCGCAGTCGTGTCCAACAATCCCAGAAGCGAAATCGAAAATATGCTGGAAGCAGCTGAACTCTTGAGGTACGTAACTCAAGTTACGGGAAACGATGAACTTGGGCAGAGACGCAAGCCTGCGCCAGACCCATACGTTTCTGCGGCTAACGGGCTTGGCGTTGCCACCTCCGATTGTGTGGCGGTGGAGGACTCGATTATCGGACTCGAATCAGCCCACAGCGCAGGTTGCTATACGATTGGAGTGGGCACGGGCGCGAATACTGTAGAGGAGCTGGCGGCCAGCGGCTTCGCGACCCAGTGCTACAACGACTTCACGGTACGGCGATAG
- a CDS encoding DUF6346 domain-containing protein, translating to MTEENHAAYRKRRRAELLAEAEADVTRTRAAKQEPAVEVSPVVDARRNKWLTNLFGIVILLALSFVLIATATTVGRFTGHDFADARRTGTTATVEDCERRGPISLFGFGYYDQCTVTIAWNGSPSLRALIDKPGFFNGEAPGITFCHY from the coding sequence ATGACCGAGGAGAACCACGCGGCCTACCGCAAGCGTCGCAGGGCCGAACTGCTCGCCGAAGCGGAGGCGGACGTCACCCGGACTCGGGCCGCCAAGCAGGAGCCTGCCGTTGAGGTCAGTCCGGTCGTCGATGCGAGGCGCAACAAGTGGCTGACCAACTTGTTCGGCATCGTCATCCTGCTGGCCTTGTCATTCGTTTTGATTGCCACCGCCACGACGGTCGGACGGTTCACCGGCCACGACTTCGCCGACGCCCGGCGCACCGGCACCACCGCCACCGTCGAAGATTGCGAACGCCGAGGCCCGATCAGTCTCTTCGGTTTCGGATACTACGACCAATGCACGGTGACGATCGCCTGGAACGGTAGCCCTTCCTTGCGCGCGCTTATCGATAAGCCGGGTTTCTTCAACGGCGAAGCCCCAGGCATCACCTTTTGCCACTATTAG
- a CDS encoding FAD-dependent oxidoreductase, protein MSHPVSVDVVIIGGGLAGLAAARRLDRAGVNWLLVEASDRIGGRVATDVVDGWRLDRGFQVLNTAYPRVPALVDIDALDMRYFTPGVLVRRGSSLHRLENPLRDPKTAAQTLTSGVGSLSDRLKFAALATRCATYAPSRLLDAPEVTTQEALRRAGLSHRMIEEVLRPFLSGVFADRALDTSSHVLAMVLRSFARGRIGVPAAGMAALPAAIAGPLPYPQLLIGCRTLEVGPRTVITDAGEITCRAVIVATDPSTAAHLLPRLPKPDMRGLTTYYFGADQAPIDEPTLLLDGDRREIVANTIVMSNAAPEYAPAGKSLIAASSVGVSAPSGASEAVIRVELSRIYGTPADDWELLSVVSIPEALPAANVPQSRLRKQVSLGDGLFVAGDHRDSPSIQGALAGGWRTAGEALSSLGALTGAGL, encoded by the coding sequence GTGTCGCATCCCGTGTCGGTGGACGTCGTCATCATCGGCGGCGGTCTCGCCGGGCTCGCTGCTGCCCGCCGCCTCGACCGGGCCGGCGTCAACTGGCTGCTGGTGGAGGCATCCGACCGCATCGGCGGCCGCGTCGCCACCGACGTCGTCGACGGCTGGCGGCTGGACCGCGGCTTCCAGGTCCTCAACACCGCGTACCCCCGCGTCCCCGCCCTCGTCGACATCGACGCGCTGGACATGCGCTACTTCACCCCGGGTGTCCTCGTCCGCCGCGGCTCGTCACTGCACCGGCTCGAAAACCCGCTTCGCGACCCGAAGACGGCGGCGCAGACCCTCACCTCCGGTGTCGGCTCACTCTCCGACCGTCTCAAGTTCGCCGCCCTGGCCACCCGCTGCGCCACGTACGCCCCGAGCCGCCTCCTGGACGCCCCCGAGGTGACCACTCAGGAAGCACTGCGCCGAGCCGGCCTCTCCCACCGCATGATCGAGGAAGTGCTGCGGCCGTTCCTGTCCGGCGTCTTCGCCGACCGCGCCCTCGACACCTCCAGCCACGTCCTCGCGATGGTGCTGCGCTCGTTCGCCCGCGGCCGCATCGGCGTCCCGGCCGCCGGCATGGCTGCCCTCCCCGCCGCGATCGCCGGCCCTCTCCCGTACCCCCAACTGCTCATCGGCTGCCGCACCCTCGAGGTCGGACCCCGTACGGTGATCACCGACGCCGGCGAGATCACCTGCCGTGCCGTCATCGTCGCCACCGACCCGTCCACGGCGGCTCATCTCCTGCCCCGCCTCCCCAAGCCGGACATGCGCGGCCTCACGACGTACTACTTCGGCGCCGACCAGGCCCCCATCGACGAACCGACCCTCCTGCTGGACGGCGACCGCCGCGAAATCGTCGCGAACACCATCGTCATGTCGAACGCGGCCCCCGAATACGCCCCGGCCGGAAAATCCCTCATCGCCGCATCCTCGGTGGGCGTCTCCGCCCCCTCCGGAGCCTCGGAGGCGGTCATCCGCGTCGAGCTCAGCCGCATCTACGGCACCCCGGCCGACGACTGGGAACTCCTCAGCGTCGTCTCCATACCCGAGGCCCTCCCCGCGGCGAACGTCCCCCAATCCCGCTTGCGCAAGCAGGTCTCCCTGGGAGACGGTCTCTTCGTAGCAGGCGATCACCGCGACAGCCCCTCCATCCAGGGCGCCCTGGCCGGCGGCTGGCGCACAGCAGGCGAGGCCCTGTCCTCCCTCGGCGCCCTGACCGGCGCCGGCCTGTAG
- a CDS encoding nSTAND1 domain-containing NTPase, producing the protein MTQLFISHSSDDGAATQALADRLSANGYQSIFLDFDPRRGLVAGRSWENELYTHLQRCDAVIFAMTEASCSSKWCFAELALARSLRKSIIPIRLEPGVKHSLLADTQQVDLSGGTEKGWEHLWQSLMRLGLDPLDDFPWDPQRPPYPGLSAFQESDSAVFFGRTTEVDNLLNCFQQRLSPSRQGVAIIGPSGSGKSSLLRAGLLPRLRKMSTEWIIVPPFRPTDGETPLSALARRINGLVPPSDQQGWRATSDLLNAEPTALLEISRDLIDYNGKADACVVIVIDQLEELITRASPDQRTRFGEAILAATYSGSPVWVVTTLRSEFLSRFLETPRFAEVVQRQILVGPMTSGRLQEVIEEPARKTGLTFDEGLKERMVEDTTGGDALPLLAYTLRRLYDQVQGRQVRRITDADYMAIGGRYAQAGGVIGVLMTYADQIVESLGPDGTLVVPTLLKMVNLDAHNQPTKRRVSRTEFRNGEERIVEAFVQQRLLTTDRADNGEVMVEVAHEALLRVWSPLETAINAARSDLLARSELERAARDWHVNKRRPSYGLQGERLVVADRLVSRGLVNLDHENLLADFLRASRRADAATRQRNSEQLAERVQGNLNEDPELSILLALAAIEDYGPTARAILALNSAVDKSRLRHSIHGHDGPMLSARYSPDGSRIVTSGEDGKARVWLLADTSEPETVFGAHTGIVGSADFSPDGRTVVSGSEDCTARVWSVGTGAEILRLTGHSGRVRHVAFCPCSEHVITASEDHTAKVWNMSGSVLSTFEGHTGIVLATDVSPDESLLVTASSDHSARVWDLWTGEQLRTLIGHEDWLRSPHFSPDGVRIATASEDGTARVWNASDGSCTEVLNGHSGRVRASVWSPTGDRLLTGSGDGTARVWDSKDFSEKVALRGHKNRVRDADFSPDGIHVVTASEDGIARVWTVEENPDQFVVARYRTRVRSACWSPSGSSLAIAKEDGSAEVVVLGELARRIKLEGHRTRVAKSIFSPDGTTVLTGSSDGTARVWDTASGECLMTIEAHADWIRDIALSHDGERLATASSDKSVSMWSLTTGEKIAELIGHQAPVLSVTFSPDGLHILTASADRTAKIWSIASSIEVLSLDGHGDWVRSANYSPLGDQVVTASEDATARVWDPSTGDSILVMDAHEDWVRSASFAPDGIRIVSASGDRTVRVWRATNGEQLHIFRQHTEMVGSATYDASGTRIVTASHDGTVRIFEDLSLDGLLSKARRRTFRNLTPEERAGYGLEIA; encoded by the coding sequence TTGACACAGCTATTCATAAGCCACAGCAGCGACGACGGTGCCGCCACGCAAGCGCTGGCCGATAGACTCTCAGCGAACGGGTACCAAAGCATATTTCTTGACTTCGATCCACGGCGGGGCTTAGTCGCTGGCAGATCATGGGAGAACGAGCTGTATACACACCTGCAAAGGTGTGACGCAGTAATCTTCGCCATGACTGAGGCATCCTGCTCATCGAAGTGGTGCTTCGCGGAGCTGGCCCTCGCCCGATCACTACGCAAATCGATCATACCAATAAGACTTGAACCCGGCGTTAAGCACTCTCTATTGGCGGACACCCAACAGGTGGATTTATCTGGCGGGACAGAGAAGGGCTGGGAACATCTGTGGCAATCATTAATGCGGCTCGGGCTCGATCCGCTCGATGATTTCCCCTGGGACCCGCAACGTCCGCCGTATCCTGGCCTATCCGCATTTCAAGAATCTGACAGCGCAGTGTTCTTCGGCCGTACGACAGAAGTCGACAACCTTCTAAACTGCTTCCAGCAGAGGTTATCTCCGAGCCGTCAAGGTGTTGCAATCATCGGCCCATCGGGAAGCGGAAAGTCGTCACTTCTCCGCGCCGGCCTTCTACCGCGGCTTAGGAAAATGTCGACAGAATGGATCATTGTGCCGCCATTCCGGCCCACGGATGGCGAAACACCCCTCTCCGCACTGGCGAGGCGCATCAACGGCCTTGTGCCACCGTCTGACCAGCAAGGCTGGCGAGCAACATCGGATTTGCTTAATGCCGAGCCAACCGCTTTGTTGGAGATCAGCCGCGATCTAATTGACTACAACGGCAAGGCGGATGCCTGCGTCGTAATAGTCATCGATCAGCTGGAGGAGCTGATCACAAGAGCATCGCCGGACCAACGAACCCGATTTGGTGAAGCCATCTTGGCCGCCACATACAGTGGTAGCCCGGTATGGGTGGTGACAACACTACGTTCCGAATTCTTAAGTCGGTTCTTAGAGACGCCCCGCTTTGCCGAAGTCGTGCAACGGCAGATTCTGGTAGGCCCCATGACGAGCGGTCGACTCCAAGAGGTGATCGAAGAGCCGGCACGCAAAACAGGGCTGACGTTCGATGAGGGCCTAAAGGAAAGAATGGTTGAGGACACGACCGGTGGGGATGCGTTGCCCCTGCTCGCGTATACCTTACGTCGGCTCTACGACCAGGTTCAAGGGCGTCAAGTGCGCAGGATCACCGACGCCGACTACATGGCCATCGGGGGGAGGTACGCTCAGGCTGGCGGAGTCATTGGGGTTCTCATGACTTATGCAGACCAGATCGTCGAATCCTTAGGACCTGATGGAACGTTAGTCGTTCCCACCCTTCTGAAGATGGTCAACCTGGATGCTCACAATCAGCCTACTAAGCGAAGAGTGTCTCGCACCGAGTTCCGAAATGGCGAAGAAAGAATCGTTGAGGCCTTCGTCCAACAGCGCTTGCTAACGACTGACAGGGCAGACAACGGCGAAGTGATGGTGGAGGTTGCCCACGAGGCCCTCCTACGTGTGTGGTCGCCGTTGGAAACGGCGATCAATGCTGCTCGCTCCGATCTGCTTGCGCGAAGCGAGCTAGAGCGCGCTGCTCGCGACTGGCATGTCAACAAACGTCGACCTTCTTACGGTCTCCAGGGCGAGCGGCTCGTGGTCGCGGACAGGCTTGTCAGTCGCGGATTGGTAAACCTCGACCACGAAAATCTCCTTGCTGACTTCCTTCGGGCTTCCAGACGCGCAGACGCCGCAACAAGGCAGAGAAATTCTGAGCAACTAGCTGAGCGCGTCCAAGGAAACCTCAATGAAGACCCAGAACTATCAATACTCCTTGCCCTAGCAGCAATCGAGGACTACGGGCCAACCGCGCGCGCAATCCTCGCGCTAAACTCGGCAGTCGACAAGTCTCGCCTTCGCCACTCAATTCACGGCCACGACGGGCCTATGCTCAGTGCACGCTACTCTCCTGATGGAAGTCGGATTGTTACTAGCGGTGAAGACGGGAAGGCGCGGGTCTGGCTATTAGCCGACACATCGGAGCCGGAGACGGTATTTGGCGCTCACACGGGCATCGTTGGCAGCGCGGATTTCTCACCTGACGGCAGAACCGTCGTCAGTGGATCCGAGGACTGCACTGCGCGTGTCTGGTCAGTGGGTACAGGAGCCGAAATATTGCGGCTCACCGGCCACAGTGGTCGTGTGCGTCACGTTGCGTTCTGCCCTTGTTCTGAGCACGTAATTACAGCCTCCGAGGATCACACGGCCAAGGTCTGGAATATGTCCGGCTCTGTCCTAAGTACCTTCGAAGGCCATACAGGAATCGTGCTCGCTACAGACGTCTCTCCGGACGAATCCCTTCTTGTGACCGCCTCATCTGATCACTCTGCACGCGTTTGGGACCTCTGGACCGGGGAACAATTGCGAACCCTGATTGGGCATGAAGACTGGTTGCGCAGCCCACACTTTTCACCGGACGGTGTACGTATCGCAACCGCGTCCGAAGACGGCACAGCCAGGGTTTGGAACGCGAGTGATGGGTCATGTACAGAGGTTCTTAACGGGCACTCAGGACGGGTACGGGCATCGGTATGGTCACCGACCGGCGACAGGCTCCTGACGGGCTCGGGTGACGGAACTGCACGAGTTTGGGACAGCAAAGATTTCTCAGAAAAGGTAGCACTTCGCGGACACAAAAATAGGGTGCGCGACGCCGACTTCTCCCCGGACGGCATCCACGTCGTTACGGCGTCCGAAGATGGCATCGCCCGCGTATGGACTGTAGAAGAAAATCCTGACCAGTTCGTGGTTGCCAGGTACCGGACAAGAGTGCGAAGCGCCTGCTGGTCTCCGTCTGGTTCCTCCCTCGCAATTGCTAAGGAAGACGGATCGGCGGAGGTTGTTGTGCTGGGTGAGCTGGCGCGAAGAATTAAATTGGAGGGACACCGGACTCGCGTTGCAAAATCGATCTTTTCGCCGGACGGTACGACTGTCTTAACGGGCTCGTCCGATGGGACGGCCCGAGTGTGGGACACGGCCAGCGGAGAGTGCCTTATGACTATTGAGGCGCACGCTGATTGGATCAGGGATATCGCGCTATCACACGATGGCGAGCGGCTGGCGACAGCATCCTCTGATAAATCGGTTTCTATGTGGAGTCTCACGACAGGCGAGAAGATTGCTGAGCTGATCGGGCATCAAGCTCCAGTGCTTTCAGTGACTTTCTCACCGGACGGCCTTCACATTCTGACCGCTTCCGCGGATCGAACCGCGAAGATCTGGTCTATAGCTTCATCGATAGAGGTACTGTCGTTGGACGGTCACGGTGACTGGGTGCGATCCGCCAATTACTCGCCTCTTGGTGATCAAGTCGTCACAGCCTCGGAGGATGCGACGGCGCGAGTGTGGGACCCGAGCACCGGCGATTCAATCCTCGTAATGGATGCTCACGAGGACTGGGTGCGATCGGCATCCTTTGCTCCTGACGGAATCCGCATCGTCAGCGCTTCGGGTGACCGCACTGTGCGAGTATGGCGAGCAACAAATGGCGAGCAGTTGCATATATTCCGACAGCACACCGAAATGGTGGGGTCCGCAACGTATGACGCTAGCGGTACAAGAATTGTCACGGCCTCACACGACGGCACCGTGCGAATATTTGAAGACCTATCGCTCGATGGCCTTCTGTCGAAGGCACGTCGGCGAACGTTCCGTAACCTTACACCTGAAGAGCGAGCCGGGTATGGTTTGGAGATAGCGTAG
- a CDS encoding TIM barrel protein has protein sequence MRLRHHSGRVVHLSHGADERPARDLPGVVEHLDAYAAVRERLAVDTLGVSLWLPPTLAAALAIDGRSRTRLRAELDARGLEIVTLSGAPYAEGGDEDPEVPDWSSPARLEYTLDLARVLTDLLPEDAVRGVVTTTGLGPREGWDDARQKAASRVLSRLSAGLAEVAWHRGRAVRVGFTPEPGFLLDDAASIIEAFARLDRERLGVWLDLDALACTWEDPADALDRLAAAGISVIGVKVAAALEAADPAAAAETLRSYVRPGRRHPVTNPAGGYADDLAQALENPLPGPWRVRYAVPVHTSPPEPLTATTEVWRAALRHLMAGEHPGTDYVDVHVAHGTEAAAQLAYAKSALGELGLSPPAEACAVH, from the coding sequence ATGCGTCTGCGCCACCACTCGGGCCGGGTCGTCCACTTGAGCCACGGCGCCGACGAGCGGCCCGCCCGGGACCTCCCGGGTGTCGTCGAGCACCTCGACGCGTACGCCGCCGTCCGCGAGCGGCTCGCCGTGGACACCCTCGGGGTGAGCCTGTGGCTCCCGCCCACCCTCGCCGCCGCCCTCGCGATCGACGGGCGCTCCCGCACCCGGCTGCGCGCCGAACTCGACGCCCGCGGGCTCGAGATCGTCACGTTGAGCGGAGCGCCCTACGCCGAGGGCGGCGACGAGGACCCCGAGGTTCCCGACTGGAGCAGCCCGGCGCGGCTCGAATACACCCTCGACCTCGCCCGTGTGCTCACCGATCTCCTCCCCGAGGACGCCGTCCGCGGTGTGGTCACCACGACCGGTCTCGGCCCCCGCGAAGGCTGGGACGACGCCCGCCAGAAAGCGGCCTCCCGGGTGCTGTCGCGGCTCTCCGCCGGCCTCGCCGAGGTCGCCTGGCACCGCGGCCGCGCGGTCCGCGTCGGCTTCACCCCCGAGCCCGGCTTCCTGCTCGACGACGCCGCCTCGATCATCGAGGCCTTCGCCCGGCTCGACCGCGAACGCCTCGGTGTCTGGCTCGACCTCGACGCCCTCGCCTGCACCTGGGAGGACCCCGCCGACGCCCTCGACCGCCTCGCCGCCGCCGGCATCTCGGTCATCGGCGTCAAGGTCGCCGCGGCGCTCGAGGCCGCTGATCCGGCCGCGGCCGCCGAGACCCTCCGCTCGTACGTCCGGCCCGGGCGGCGGCATCCCGTCACCAACCCCGCGGGCGGGTACGCCGACGACCTCGCCCAGGCGCTCGAGAACCCCTTGCCGGGCCCGTGGCGCGTCCGGTACGCCGTACCGGTGCACACCTCACCCCCGGAGCCGCTGACGGCGACCACCGAGGTCTGGCGGGCGGCGCTGCGGCATCTGATGGCGGGGGAGCACCCCGGCACCGACTACGTCGACGTCCACGTCGCGCACGGGACCGAGGCGGCCGCACAGCTCGCGTACGCGAAGAGCGCCCTGGGTGAGCTCGGCCTGTCGCCCCCCGCCGAAGCCTGCGCCGTGCACTGA
- a CDS encoding pyridoxal phosphate-dependent aminotransferase, whose protein sequence is MTAAAAPLKIRSGVREAAPYVPDWLGLDRHNYVRLDRNEATRPLSPHAIEAVTNHLHDRGMHSYPDGEGLTDAIGQYCGVPGGHILATNGSDQAIDLCLRAFLGPGDTVVMARPEFPVFGHVAALAEAVVRGVPYNDDLTFPYERFERALERTPKLIVLINPNNPTGTHIDLAFIEQVVRTHPDVPVIVDEAYFEFTGRTVAPLTAKYDNLLVIRTFSKAFAMAGMRLGYVVAHPGVITQLAKMRNPFDVNSLAMVAAKAQLAHVDEIRAYVDEVMLAIKPSAVNFFSERGVAFWPGAANFVLVRPSNCQAVVVELKAAGILVRPITATPLAGTFRMSMGTQEEMTRVFDVLDGLSFLRKAEA, encoded by the coding sequence ATGACCGCTGCGGCAGCGCCCTTGAAAATTCGTTCAGGCGTGAGGGAAGCCGCGCCTTACGTTCCCGACTGGCTTGGGCTCGATCGACACAACTATGTTCGGCTCGACCGAAATGAGGCCACTCGCCCTCTGTCGCCCCACGCCATAGAGGCGGTCACAAACCATCTCCACGATCGTGGCATGCATTCTTACCCTGACGGAGAGGGGTTGACGGACGCAATTGGCCAATATTGTGGTGTCCCGGGTGGTCACATACTCGCGACGAATGGCTCCGATCAAGCCATTGACCTTTGCCTGCGCGCATTTCTAGGCCCGGGCGACACGGTTGTAATGGCGCGTCCGGAGTTTCCAGTTTTCGGTCATGTCGCCGCACTCGCGGAAGCAGTCGTGCGGGGAGTCCCCTACAATGATGACCTTACCTTCCCATACGAGCGCTTCGAGAGGGCGCTGGAGCGCACTCCGAAACTCATCGTGCTTATCAACCCAAACAATCCTACCGGTACGCACATCGACTTGGCCTTCATCGAACAGGTAGTGCGAACCCACCCAGATGTTCCAGTGATCGTGGACGAAGCGTACTTCGAATTCACCGGCAGAACTGTCGCGCCTTTGACTGCGAAATACGACAACCTTCTTGTCATCCGGACCTTCTCGAAAGCCTTTGCAATGGCCGGTATGCGGTTGGGATACGTTGTTGCGCACCCCGGAGTCATCACACAATTGGCGAAGATGCGCAATCCGTTCGACGTAAATTCGCTTGCTATGGTGGCCGCGAAGGCGCAGCTTGCCCACGTGGACGAAATCCGCGCTTACGTCGATGAGGTCATGCTTGCTATCAAGCCCTCTGCCGTCAACTTCTTCTCCGAGCGCGGGGTTGCGTTTTGGCCAGGGGCGGCCAATTTCGTTCTGGTTCGTCCTTCGAACTGTCAGGCGGTCGTAGTGGAACTTAAGGCGGCAGGTATCCTGGTACGGCCGATAACGGCAACGCCGCTCGCGGGAACGTTTCGAATGAGCATGGGAACGCAAGAAGAAATGACCCGAGTGTTTGATGTTCTCGACGGCCTATCATTCTTGAGAAAGGCGGAGGCGTAA
- a CDS encoding sugar phosphate isomerase/epimerase family protein gives MARPITLFTGQWADLPFEEVCRLASEWGYDGLEIACWGDHFEVDRALAEDDYVDRKREQLAKHNLQVFAISNHLVGQAVCDHPIDERHQDILPPSIWGDGDAEGVRGRAAERMKDTARAAAKLGVDTVVGFTGSSIWHTVAMFPPVPPAMIERGYQDFADRWNPILDVFDEVGVRFAHEVHPSEIAYDYWTTRRTLEAIGNRPAFGLNWDPSHFVWQDLDPVNFILEFADRIYHVDCKDAKVRTGDGRRGRMSSHLPWADLRRGWDFVSTGHGDVPWEDCFRALNAINYTGPLSIEWEDAGMDRLVGAPEALQFVRRLAFDAPSAAFDAAFSSSS, from the coding sequence ATGGCACGACCCATCACGCTCTTCACCGGCCAGTGGGCCGACCTGCCCTTCGAGGAGGTCTGCCGCCTGGCCTCCGAGTGGGGCTACGACGGCCTGGAGATCGCCTGCTGGGGCGACCACTTCGAGGTCGACCGGGCGCTGGCCGAGGACGACTACGTCGACCGCAAGCGCGAGCAGCTCGCCAAGCACAACCTGCAGGTCTTCGCGATCTCCAACCACCTGGTCGGTCAGGCCGTCTGCGACCACCCGATCGACGAGCGGCACCAGGACATCCTGCCGCCCTCGATCTGGGGCGACGGTGACGCCGAAGGTGTCCGGGGACGGGCCGCCGAGCGGATGAAGGACACCGCCCGCGCCGCCGCCAAACTCGGCGTCGACACGGTCGTCGGCTTCACCGGCTCCTCGATCTGGCACACGGTGGCCATGTTCCCGCCCGTGCCCCCGGCCATGATCGAACGCGGCTACCAGGACTTCGCCGACCGCTGGAACCCCATCCTCGACGTCTTCGACGAGGTCGGCGTCCGCTTCGCGCACGAGGTCCACCCCAGCGAGATCGCGTACGACTATTGGACGACCCGCCGCACCCTCGAGGCCATCGGCAACCGCCCCGCGTTCGGGCTCAACTGGGACCCGTCGCACTTCGTGTGGCAGGACCTCGACCCGGTCAACTTCATCCTCGAGTTCGCCGACCGGATCTACCACGTCGACTGCAAGGACGCGAAGGTCCGTACCGGTGACGGCCGCCGCGGCCGCATGTCCTCCCACCTGCCCTGGGCCGACCTGCGCCGGGGCTGGGACTTCGTCTCGACGGGGCACGGCGACGTGCCCTGGGAGGACTGCTTCCGGGCACTGAACGCCATCAACTACACCGGCCCGCTCTCGATCGAGTGGGAGGACGCCGGCATGGACCGCCTGGTCGGCGCCCCCGAAGCCCTGCAGTTCGTCCGCCGGCTGGCGTTCGACGCACCCTCGGCGGCCTTCGACGCGGCCTTCTCCTCGTCCTCCTGA